A window from Halomicrobium urmianum encodes these proteins:
- a CDS encoding double zinc ribbon domain-containing protein: MSESTGSLVECPLCGEEFDPTVAGGWCTNSDCGEWQHEGTTDAGGDETEADDESEPDGLPGDWDTPAGTKSDDDDDEASGDVGSAVPGPGAEDGEAEGDDATAEAATADEAAQDGEDAADADDGSADGAVEADADGGEDAADEDGDGAPADSIDCPDCGADLSADAEFCTECGSDAVGEDEASDEAELSECPSCGTDVDADDSFCAGCGEDLDAHRGDDDGGLEACPSCGTDVDAADSFCASCGEDLDAHRDGDVLTECPSCGTDVDAADSFCAGCGEDLDAHRGGGTADGPVDSGATAGGGASSAGAGAGEETPSVLALTAYGRSVVVGDDETVGREIRSLLADAGKSEDEAVRIHREHVRFVREDERFYLVDLGENPTQLNGESLQKGDRRPVEPGDELDLSGVVTMTVEEP, encoded by the coding sequence ATGTCAGAAAGTACCGGTTCGCTGGTCGAATGTCCTCTCTGTGGGGAGGAGTTCGACCCGACGGTGGCGGGGGGATGGTGTACCAACTCGGACTGCGGCGAGTGGCAGCACGAGGGCACGACCGACGCGGGCGGCGACGAGACCGAGGCTGACGACGAGTCGGAGCCCGATGGGCTCCCCGGAGACTGGGACACGCCCGCTGGGACGAAGTCGGACGACGATGACGACGAAGCGTCCGGTGACGTCGGCTCAGCGGTGCCGGGGCCGGGAGCCGAGGACGGCGAGGCCGAGGGCGACGACGCGACTGCCGAAGCCGCGACGGCCGACGAAGCGGCGCAGGACGGCGAGGACGCCGCGGACGCGGATGACGGGAGCGCGGACGGCGCGGTCGAGGCAGATGCGGACGGCGGCGAGGACGCGGCAGACGAGGACGGCGACGGAGCGCCCGCGGACTCCATCGACTGTCCCGACTGCGGCGCCGACCTGTCCGCGGACGCGGAGTTTTGCACCGAGTGTGGGTCCGACGCCGTCGGCGAGGACGAGGCGTCAGACGAGGCCGAACTGTCCGAGTGTCCGTCCTGCGGGACGGACGTCGACGCGGACGACAGCTTCTGCGCCGGCTGCGGCGAGGACCTCGACGCCCACCGCGGCGACGACGACGGCGGGCTCGAAGCCTGTCCGTCCTGCGGGACGGACGTCGACGCGGCCGACAGCTTCTGCGCCTCGTGTGGTGAGGACCTCGACGCCCACCGCGACGGCGACGTCCTGACCGAGTGCCCGTCCTGCGGGACGGACGTCGACGCGGCCGACAGCTTCTGCGCCGGCTGCGGCGAGGACCTCGACGCCCACCGCGGTGGCGGGACGGCGGACGGTCCCGTCGACTCGGGCGCGACGGCTGGCGGCGGCGCGTCGAGCGCGGGTGCCGGTGCGGGCGAGGAGACGCCGTCGGTGCTCGCGCTGACGGCCTACGGCCGCTCGGTCGTCGTCGGCGACGACGAGACCGTGGGCCGGGAGATCCGGTCGTTGCTGGCCGACGCGGGCAAGTCCGAGGACGAGGCGGTCCGCATCCACCGCGAGCACGTCCGGTTCGTCCGGGAGGACGAGCGGTTCTACCTCGTCGATCTCGGCGAGAACCCCACGCAGCTCAACGGCGAGTCGCTCCAGAAGGGGGACCGCCGTCCCGTCGAACCCGGCGACGAACTGGACCTGTCCGGCGTGGTGACGATGACCGTCGAGGAGCCCTGA
- a CDS encoding zinc ribbon domain-containing protein — MTWRREVGDAFRLVRTERWVATDLVAGALLYALWFAGTGALLRRAADAAGLTPPAAHRPVLVAACLLWLVVPGAVAVYRLRDRLLNLRGNVEQRYRFDYPGALLVPPAALLAALAVIAAVVPDRRYGAVALSVAGLYLLARTLAYSYRVFAFSRPAVLYAATFATVAVQAPAVLVTVAPAVDRGALVERAVAALGVGEYVTGTAGGVPLPLVATVAVPVGLAVAYVALQNVAALAVRLIEPEVNRSDLRTGQRYPPFVDVADGPAYDRTPADGEATDDDRAAEPTPDEGTDDAGENLDEVRHTRVFRPPGEDGDDASPGGADLIEDGAGGADAGTGGAARRCTACGETAGADATVCPNCGTSL, encoded by the coding sequence ATGACGTGGCGGCGCGAGGTCGGCGACGCCTTCCGTCTGGTCCGGACTGAGCGATGGGTGGCGACGGACCTCGTCGCGGGCGCGCTCCTGTACGCGCTGTGGTTCGCCGGCACGGGAGCGCTCCTCCGGCGGGCCGCGGACGCCGCCGGACTCACGCCGCCAGCGGCCCACCGCCCGGTCCTCGTCGCCGCCTGCCTCCTCTGGCTGGTCGTGCCCGGGGCGGTCGCCGTCTACCGCCTCCGCGACCGTCTGCTGAACCTGCGCGGGAACGTCGAGCAGCGCTACCGCTTCGACTACCCGGGCGCCCTGCTCGTTCCGCCGGCGGCGTTGCTCGCGGCCCTGGCAGTCATCGCCGCGGTCGTCCCCGATCGCCGCTACGGCGCGGTCGCCCTCTCGGTCGCCGGGCTGTACCTGCTGGCGCGCACGCTCGCGTACAGCTACCGCGTGTTCGCCTTCTCGCGACCCGCGGTTCTCTACGCGGCGACGTTCGCGACGGTCGCGGTCCAGGCGCCCGCGGTCCTGGTGACGGTCGCACCGGCCGTCGACCGGGGCGCGCTGGTCGAACGGGCCGTCGCGGCGCTGGGGGTCGGCGAGTACGTGACGGGGACCGCCGGCGGCGTCCCGCTCCCGCTGGTCGCGACCGTTGCGGTGCCGGTCGGGCTGGCCGTCGCGTACGTCGCCCTCCAGAACGTCGCCGCGCTCGCGGTCCGTCTGATCGAACCCGAGGTGAACCGCTCCGACCTCCGGACGGGCCAGCGCTACCCGCCCTTCGTCGACGTGGCCGACGGGCCCGCCTACGACCGGACGCCGGCCGACGGCGAGGCGACCGACGACGACCGAGCGGCCGAACCGACGCCCGACGAGGGGACCGACGACGCCGGCGAGAACCTGGACGAGGTCCGTCACACGCGCGTGTTTAGGCCCCCGGGTGAGGACGGTGACGACGCGAGCCCCGGCGGCGCGGACCTGATCGAGGACGGCGCCGGCGGCGCGGACGCTGGGACCGGCGGCGCCGCCCGTCGCTGTACGGCCTGCGGCGAAACCGCGGGGGCGGACGCGACGGTCTGTCCGAACTGCGGGACGTCGCTGTAG
- the ggt gene encoding gamma-glutamyltransferase, protein MRTQDDRTEEADDETTADETTGTDDGVRITKRGFLAGTSALLGSGVLGSQSVAAAGDDEHGDVLDASTATSGDGMVASSHPKATEIGVDVLEDGGNAVDAAVAVQFALNVVQPHTSGIGGGGFAIVYDAEADEEYAIDSRERAPLGATPDMFLDENGEEPDFQNLRTNGKAVGVPGTLRAADVMLKEFGSKERAELVDPAVDLAAEGVAVDAFLAESIRENVELDAFNEAAREVFVPGGEPLAEGDDLVQPDLADTLDLIADEGSEAFYRGEIGEDLAETVQGLARRRKRGGNMSAQDLGRYNVERTLPTVSTFEGSAETVTVRTMSLPTSGGLTIAQILQLLEPLDLADLDRRGVETYHLIAEASNLAFVDRTAHLGDDEFVDPPKQGFLDEDYVDERRELIDVESARASYEPGDPFSFQPGGEYRVEARDIEQFQNLATAAGQSTESAHPAVEDSGQTTHFTTADGEGNVVSWTSTIEQLFGSGNMVPGRGFMLNNELTDFDAEPGGPNEVQPWKRPLSSTSPTIVFRDGEPFFSIGSPGGFTIITTVSQVILNVAEFGMSIEEAVEEPRIFAFGDGRLFVEETIPEETRRGLADLGHEIEDSGQLGNAQAIMKEGDAYVGVGDGRRDSSAQGD, encoded by the coding sequence ATGCGGACTCAAGACGACCGCACGGAGGAAGCGGACGACGAGACGACCGCGGACGAGACGACGGGGACGGACGACGGCGTGCGGATCACGAAACGCGGCTTTCTCGCGGGAACGTCCGCGCTGCTCGGGAGCGGGGTGCTCGGATCGCAGAGCGTCGCGGCCGCGGGCGACGACGAACACGGGGACGTCCTCGACGCGTCGACGGCGACGAGCGGCGACGGCATGGTGGCGTCCTCGCACCCGAAGGCGACGGAGATCGGCGTCGACGTCCTCGAGGACGGCGGCAACGCCGTCGACGCAGCCGTGGCCGTCCAGTTCGCGCTCAACGTCGTCCAGCCGCACACGTCCGGCATCGGCGGCGGCGGGTTCGCAATCGTATACGACGCGGAGGCCGACGAGGAGTACGCCATCGACAGCCGCGAGCGCGCGCCGCTGGGCGCGACGCCGGACATGTTCCTCGACGAGAACGGCGAGGAGCCCGACTTCCAGAACCTGCGGACGAACGGCAAGGCCGTCGGGGTGCCGGGGACGCTCCGGGCCGCCGACGTCATGCTGAAGGAGTTCGGGAGCAAGGAGCGAGCCGAGCTGGTCGACCCGGCCGTGGATCTGGCTGCCGAGGGCGTCGCGGTCGACGCCTTCCTCGCGGAGTCCATCCGCGAGAACGTCGAGCTGGACGCGTTCAACGAGGCCGCGCGGGAGGTGTTCGTCCCCGGGGGCGAACCGCTGGCAGAGGGCGACGACCTCGTCCAGCCGGACCTCGCGGACACGCTCGACCTGATCGCCGACGAGGGCAGCGAGGCCTTCTACAGGGGCGAGATCGGCGAGGACCTCGCCGAGACCGTCCAGGGGCTCGCCCGGCGCCGGAAGCGCGGCGGGAACATGTCCGCGCAGGACCTCGGGCGGTACAACGTCGAACGGACGCTCCCGACCGTCAGCACCTTCGAGGGCTCCGCGGAGACGGTGACCGTCAGGACGATGTCCCTGCCCACGTCTGGCGGGCTGACCATCGCTCAGATTCTCCAGTTGCTCGAACCGCTGGACCTCGCAGACCTCGACCGCCGGGGCGTCGAGACGTACCACCTCATCGCTGAGGCGTCGAACCTGGCGTTCGTCGACCGGACCGCGCACCTCGGAGACGACGAGTTCGTCGACCCGCCGAAGCAGGGCTTCCTCGACGAGGACTACGTCGACGAGCGTCGGGAACTGATCGACGTCGAGTCGGCGCGGGCGTCCTACGAGCCCGGCGACCCCTTCTCCTTCCAGCCCGGCGGGGAGTACCGCGTCGAGGCCCGCGACATCGAGCAGTTCCAGAACCTGGCGACGGCCGCCGGGCAGTCGACGGAGTCGGCGCACCCGGCCGTCGAGGACAGCGGCCAGACGACCCACTTCACGACCGCCGACGGCGAGGGCAATGTCGTCTCCTGGACCAGCACCATCGAGCAGCTGTTCGGCTCGGGCAACATGGTGCCCGGCCGCGGGTTCATGCTCAACAACGAGCTGACCGACTTCGACGCCGAGCCCGGCGGGCCGAACGAGGTCCAGCCTTGGAAGCGGCCGCTGAGCAGCACCAGCCCGACTATCGTCTTCCGGGACGGCGAGCCGTTCTTCAGCATCGGCTCCCCGGGCGGGTTCACCATCATCACGACGGTGTCGCAGGTGATCCTCAACGTCGCCGAGTTCGGGATGAGCATCGAGGAGGCCGTCGAGGAGCCGCGCATCTTCGCCTTCGGCGACGGCCGGCTGTTCGTCGAGGAGACCATCCCGGAGGAGACCCGACGGGGCCTGGCGGATCTCGGCCACGAGATCGAGGACTCCGGTCAGCTCGGCAACGCACAGGCGATCATGAAGGAGGGCGACGCCTACGTCGGCGTCGGCGACGGGCGGCGCGATAGTTCGGCGCAGGGTGACTGA
- a CDS encoding GNAT family N-acetyltransferase yields the protein MYVRDAKNREEVWLLDHIEEMGLDETAFRSRDYVVAIDEENHEKAGFGRIRIHKPDDGDVCELTSIGVLPEWRGQGVGAHVVERLVEYAGDDGFQEVYSLAGEPDYLQQFGFERIEPEQLPEKLRGRLTEKQESIQPGAVPLRLQVDRFRMPGRLRDRFKQAAAEDEGETEPAEGPEDFGIDPDEATYKYDTGR from the coding sequence ATGTACGTCCGGGACGCGAAGAACCGCGAGGAGGTCTGGCTGCTGGACCACATCGAGGAGATGGGCCTCGACGAGACGGCGTTCCGGTCGCGCGACTACGTCGTGGCGATCGACGAGGAGAACCACGAGAAGGCCGGCTTCGGCCGCATCCGGATCCACAAGCCCGACGACGGCGACGTCTGCGAGCTGACGAGCATCGGCGTCTTGCCGGAGTGGCGCGGCCAGGGGGTCGGCGCGCACGTCGTCGAGCGACTCGTCGAGTACGCGGGCGACGATGGGTTCCAGGAGGTGTACTCGCTGGCCGGCGAGCCCGACTACCTCCAGCAGTTCGGCTTCGAGCGCATCGAGCCCGAGCAACTGCCCGAGAAGCTCCGGGGCCGCCTGACCGAGAAGCAGGAGTCGATCCAGCCCGGCGCCGTCCCGCTCCGGCTCCAGGTCGACAGGTTCCGGATGCCCGGCCGGCTCCGCGACCGATTCAAGCAGGCGGCCGCCGAGGACGAGGGCGAGACCGAACCCGCCGAGGGCCCGGAGGACTTCGGCATCGACCCCGACGAGGCCACCTACAAGTACGACACCGGCCGCTGA
- a CDS encoding S66 family peptidase, with product MVEFVTPPPAEPGDRVAVLAPSSGAAADVPGVLALALERLRDLGVEPVVYPTARQSDDYLRDHPEARAADLHAAVRDPEISAVFATIGGDDQVRVLDRVDPAVLREHPTRFFGMSDNTNLAALLWTAGVVSCYGGQLLNQVATPGRFHEYSREYLKRALFEEAIGDLRPAEEWTDDVVSWYRDDYAEVEPEYEDTPGWRWRGDRAVEGRVWGGCLAVLRWQLLVDRYLPDPERLDGQVLAIETAENMPEARRVRWTLRGMGERGLLERFDAVLVGRPQTRNHEDDPGREARYEYRREQREAILAELERYNPDATVVFDLDFGHTNPTAPIPIGGRVTIEPDAETIRFE from the coding sequence ATGGTCGAGTTCGTGACGCCCCCGCCGGCCGAGCCCGGCGACCGGGTCGCCGTCCTTGCTCCCTCCAGCGGAGCCGCGGCCGACGTTCCGGGCGTGCTCGCCCTGGCGCTGGAACGGCTCCGCGACCTGGGCGTCGAACCCGTCGTCTACCCGACCGCGCGCCAGTCCGACGACTACCTCCGCGACCACCCCGAGGCCCGCGCAGCCGACCTCCACGCGGCCGTCCGCGACCCCGAGATCAGCGCCGTCTTCGCCACCATCGGCGGCGACGATCAGGTGCGCGTCCTCGACCGCGTCGACCCCGCCGTCCTCCGCGAGCACCCGACTCGCTTCTTCGGGATGAGTGACAACACGAACCTCGCGGCCCTGCTGTGGACGGCCGGCGTCGTCTCCTGCTACGGCGGCCAGCTGCTCAACCAGGTCGCGACTCCCGGCCGGTTCCACGAGTACAGCCGGGAGTACCTGAAGCGCGCGCTGTTCGAGGAGGCGATCGGCGACCTCCGACCGGCCGAGGAGTGGACCGACGACGTCGTCTCCTGGTACCGCGACGACTACGCCGAGGTCGAACCCGAGTACGAGGACACCCCCGGCTGGCGGTGGCGCGGCGACCGCGCCGTCGAGGGCCGCGTGTGGGGCGGCTGCCTCGCAGTGCTCCGCTGGCAGCTGCTGGTCGACCGCTACCTCCCCGACCCCGAGCGGCTGGACGGGCAGGTGCTGGCGATAGAGACGGCAGAGAACATGCCCGAGGCCCGCCGCGTCCGCTGGACGCTGCGGGGCATGGGCGAGCGCGGCCTCCTGGAGCGGTTCGACGCCGTTCTCGTCGGCCGGCCGCAGACACGCAACCACGAGGACGATCCCGGGCGCGAGGCCCGCTACGAGTACCGCCGCGAGCAGCGCGAGGCGATCCTGGCCGAACTGGAGCGGTACAACCCGGACGCGACGGTCGTCTTCGACCTGGACTTCGGTCACACGAACCCGACCGCTCCGATCCCCATCGGCGGCCGGGTCACGATCGAGCCCGACGCGGAGACGATCCGCTTCGAGTGA
- a CDS encoding S1C family serine protease: MDHEQSRRAFLGSLAAAGGASAAGCQSPGSTGESTPAGTGDADDPASNDGDAADAAVDGEPYAAVYESVVGSVASVRTYDGGGNGAQGTAFVYDDRHLVTNQHVVSGASDVSVRFQDSGWRNAEVLATDVYSDLAVMEMTALPDGAEPLPLLKSDPAVGQRVVAIGNPFGYGGSVSEGIVSGRDRTLAAANGFSIPDAIQTDAAVNPGNSGGPLVTLDGDVAGVINAGGGDNIGFAISAALARRVIPELITEGEFGHSYVGVRLMNVSPPVARANDVPESRGVYIDEVIDDGPAEGVLQGSDGTRPVNGVSAPVGGDVIVRMADTEIRARQDLTSFLALETDPGESIDVDLYRDGQRRTVELTLGERPDPEG; encoded by the coding sequence ATGGATCACGAGCAGTCCCGCCGCGCCTTCCTCGGGTCGCTGGCGGCGGCCGGCGGCGCGAGCGCGGCCGGCTGTCAGTCCCCGGGCTCGACGGGCGAGTCCACGCCCGCGGGGACGGGAGACGCGGACGACCCGGCGTCGAACGACGGCGACGCGGCGGACGCGGCCGTCGACGGCGAGCCCTACGCCGCCGTCTACGAGTCGGTCGTCGGCTCGGTCGCCTCGGTCCGGACCTACGACGGCGGCGGCAACGGGGCGCAGGGGACGGCGTTCGTCTACGACGACCGCCACCTCGTCACCAACCAGCACGTCGTCTCCGGTGCCTCGGACGTGAGCGTACGCTTCCAGGACTCGGGCTGGCGCAACGCCGAGGTCCTCGCGACCGACGTCTACAGCGACCTCGCCGTCATGGAGATGACTGCCCTGCCGGACGGCGCCGAACCCCTCCCGCTGCTCAAATCGGACCCCGCGGTCGGCCAGCGGGTCGTCGCCATCGGCAACCCCTTCGGCTACGGCGGTTCCGTCTCGGAGGGCATCGTCAGCGGCCGCGACCGGACGCTCGCCGCGGCCAACGGCTTCTCGATCCCCGACGCCATCCAGACCGACGCCGCGGTCAACCCCGGCAACAGCGGGGGCCCGCTGGTCACCCTCGACGGGGACGTCGCCGGCGTCATCAACGCCGGCGGCGGCGACAACATCGGCTTCGCCATCTCCGCCGCCCTGGCCCGGCGGGTGATCCCTGAACTGATCACGGAGGGTGAGTTCGGCCACTCCTACGTGGGCGTACGGCTGATGAACGTCTCGCCGCCCGTCGCGCGCGCCAACGACGTACCCGAGTCCCGCGGCGTCTACATCGACGAGGTGATTGACGACGGACCGGCCGAGGGCGTCCTTCAGGGCAGCGACGGCACGCGCCCGGTCAACGGCGTCTCGGCCCCCGTCGGCGGCGACGTGATCGTCCGCATGGCGGACACCGAGATCCGCGCCCGCCAGGACCTCACATCCTTTCTCGCGCTGGAGACCGACCCCGGCGAATCGATCGACGTGGACCTGTACCGGGACGGTCAGCGCCGGACGGTCGAACTGACGCTCGGAGAGCGGCCGGATCCCGAGGGGTAA
- a CDS encoding metal-dependent hydrolase yields MELTWHGHSTWHVTVGDTSVLIDPFFDNPKTDLDPADVETPDYVLLTHGHADHVADVGEFTDATIAGTPEIAAYVEDEYGADETVGFNMGGTVELGDAFVTMHRADHTNGLETDYEYSGGPPASYVISDTKPTQISDEESTTFYHAGDTALMTEMRDVIGPFLEPDAAAVPAGDHFTMGPMQAAIAVDWLDVDHAFPMHYDTFPPIEIDTDQFVNEVRGTGSDAEVHVLDGDETFEL; encoded by the coding sequence ATGGAACTCACCTGGCACGGCCACTCCACCTGGCACGTCACGGTCGGGGACACCTCGGTGCTGATCGACCCCTTCTTCGACAACCCCAAGACCGACCTCGATCCCGCGGACGTCGAGACGCCCGACTACGTCCTCCTCACGCACGGCCACGCCGACCACGTCGCCGACGTCGGCGAGTTCACCGACGCGACGATCGCCGGCACGCCGGAGATCGCCGCCTACGTCGAGGACGAGTACGGCGCCGATGAGACGGTCGGCTTCAACATGGGCGGCACCGTCGAACTGGGCGACGCCTTCGTGACGATGCACCGGGCGGATCACACGAACGGCCTCGAGACGGACTACGAGTACAGCGGCGGCCCGCCGGCCAGCTACGTCATCTCGGACACCAAGCCCACGCAGATCTCCGACGAGGAGTCGACGACGTTCTACCACGCCGGCGACACCGCCCTGATGACGGAGATGCGCGACGTGATCGGACCGTTCCTCGAGCCCGACGCCGCCGCCGTGCCCGCGGGCGACCACTTCACCATGGGCCCGATGCAGGCGGCCATCGCCGTCGACTGGCTCGACGTCGACCACGCGTTCCCGATGCACTACGACACCTTCCCGCCGATCGAGATCGACACCGACCAGTTCGTCAACGAGGTCAGGGGCACCGGCAGCGACGCCGAGGTGCACGTGCTGGACGGCGACGAGACGTTCGAGCTATAG
- a CDS encoding OsmC family protein, with the protein MADIQVTSTSEEGFTTSNVIDDEWELTIDALSEDGPDPNQVLAADYASCYIPAFRVAGDQTGYDDLGRIEVDVSADIDEDDDLESIAFDIRVEADVSGDEDELIELGEEICHVHSALREGLHADISVEGDAF; encoded by the coding sequence ATGGCAGACATTCAGGTCACCAGTACGTCCGAGGAGGGCTTCACGACGAGCAACGTCATCGACGACGAGTGGGAGCTGACCATCGACGCGCTCAGCGAGGACGGGCCGGACCCGAACCAGGTCCTCGCGGCCGACTACGCGTCCTGTTACATCCCGGCGTTCCGCGTGGCCGGCGACCAGACTGGCTACGACGACCTCGGCCGGATCGAGGTCGACGTCTCCGCGGACATCGACGAGGACGACGACCTCGAGTCGATCGCCTTCGACATCCGCGTCGAGGCCGACGTCAGCGGCGACGAGGACGAGCTGATCGAGCTGGGCGAGGAGATCTGTCACGTCCACTCGGCGCTGCGCGAGGGACTCCACGCCGACATCTCGGTCGAGGGCGACGCGTTCTAA
- a CDS encoding DUF5799 family protein → MADDWTSSIAAERMELDSEFNDRVEASSFSNQQWNLVMTAIELEIESPDDPEAAQIVPDTSSLPTIMPELDRVEQQSMMGGGGADAGGGSSGGGLLGGVKDALGLGSGGGDDERIEEAEDLAEQYCERLQEKLESSGRWDGVRSRAAGNSPE, encoded by the coding sequence ATGGCCGACGACTGGACTTCGTCTATCGCCGCCGAGCGGATGGAACTGGACTCGGAGTTCAACGACCGGGTGGAAGCGTCGTCGTTCTCCAACCAGCAGTGGAACCTGGTGATGACGGCGATCGAACTGGAGATCGAGAGCCCGGACGATCCGGAGGCGGCTCAGATCGTCCCCGACACGTCGAGCCTGCCGACGATCATGCCGGAACTCGACCGCGTCGAGCAGCAGTCGATGATGGGCGGCGGTGGCGCCGACGCCGGCGGCGGCTCCAGCGGCGGCGGCCTCCTCGGCGGCGTCAAGGACGCGCTCGGGCTGGGGTCAGGGGGCGGTGACGACGAGCGCATCGAGGAGGCCGAGGACCTCGCCGAGCAGTACTGCGAGCGGCTACAGGAGAAACTCGAGTCGAGCGGACGCTGGGACGGCGTCCGGAGTCGGGCCGCGGGCAACTCGCCGGAGTGA
- a CDS encoding class I fructose-bisphosphate aldolase — MRSVADSPVTRDGKALVLAHDHGLEHGPKQFAGVEERLDPTEVFEMATHDAVTALAVGKGLTETYYPSYDDQVNLLAKLNGGSDLWMGEPYSPHNWSVEYAEELGADAVGYTIYPGVNKEPEMFEDFRPVQEEARERDIPIAMWSYPRGQAIKEHRSRDVIAYAARIAHELGADFAKVKYPRSQEAMAHAVDSAAATKVLLSGGSKTSDRDFLELVESCMEAGVEGLAVGRNVWQRENPYEILDMLEAVVFEGASADDVL, encoded by the coding sequence ATGCGATCCGTCGCGGATTCCCCCGTCACGCGGGACGGCAAGGCGCTCGTACTGGCACACGATCACGGCCTCGAACACGGTCCCAAGCAGTTCGCGGGCGTCGAGGAGCGCCTCGATCCGACCGAAGTCTTCGAGATGGCCACGCACGACGCCGTGACGGCGCTGGCCGTCGGCAAGGGCCTGACCGAGACCTACTATCCCAGCTACGACGATCAGGTGAACCTGCTGGCGAAACTCAACGGCGGCTCGGACCTGTGGATGGGCGAGCCCTACTCGCCGCACAACTGGTCCGTCGAGTACGCCGAGGAACTGGGCGCCGACGCCGTCGGCTACACCATCTATCCCGGCGTCAACAAGGAGCCCGAGATGTTCGAGGACTTCCGCCCGGTCCAGGAGGAGGCCCGCGAGCGCGACATCCCGATCGCCATGTGGTCCTACCCGCGCGGCCAGGCCATCAAGGAGCACCGCTCCCGCGACGTCATCGCCTACGCCGCCCGGATCGCCCACGAACTGGGCGCCGACTTCGCGAAGGTGAAGTACCCGCGCAGCCAGGAGGCCATGGCCCACGCCGTCGACTCCGCGGCCGCCACGAAGGTCCTGCTCTCGGGCGGCTCGAAGACCTCCGACCGCGACTTCCTCGAACTCGTCGAGTCCTGCATGGAGGCGGGCGTCGAGGGACTGGCCGTCGGCCGCAACGTCTGGCAGCGCGAGAATCCCTACGAGATCCTCGACATGCTCGAGGCGGTCGTCTTCGAGGGGGCCAGCGCAGACGACGTCCTGTGA
- a CDS encoding PfkB family carbohydrate kinase: protein MDEETADAASLAGEQFPEAVDGGRVVFGFDGYVDRVREVVADRHDPEHYDRLDTLAEFGGRVNRSVEADSSLSFEWLQRGTRTGGHTSHLSRVFGTWGFDPVMIGMYGRPELDVFAEEFAEYERHTLGEPGYTDAVEFDDGKLMIMELGDTKDLDWKRLLETVDRETLADRLDGADLLGTGYWAETPDLPDVLDGLRDLWDELDDPPETVLVDPGDVRKLDRDRLRAGRDALGRLDDVARVVVSANRAETKLLAEIFGDGVPEDADAATDAEAVADAVDAELVVSHGVDRSVVVGPSGTTGVAVPKVDEPELTTSSGDHFNAGLALGLVEGMDPAAAVVVGNAVAGQFVRTGESPTFDAVSSFVERYEAKF, encoded by the coding sequence ATGGACGAGGAGACGGCCGACGCGGCCTCGCTTGCCGGCGAGCAGTTCCCCGAGGCGGTCGACGGCGGGCGCGTCGTGTTCGGCTTCGACGGCTACGTCGACCGCGTGCGCGAGGTCGTCGCCGACCGCCACGACCCGGAGCACTACGACCGGCTGGACACGCTGGCGGAGTTCGGCGGTCGCGTGAACCGCTCCGTCGAGGCCGACAGCTCGCTGTCCTTCGAGTGGCTCCAGCGGGGGACGCGCACCGGCGGCCACACCAGTCACCTCTCGCGCGTGTTCGGCACCTGGGGGTTCGATCCCGTCATGATCGGGATGTACGGCCGCCCCGAGCTCGACGTCTTCGCCGAGGAGTTCGCCGAGTACGAGCGTCACACCCTCGGCGAGCCCGGCTACACCGACGCCGTCGAGTTCGACGACGGCAAGCTGATGATCATGGAGCTCGGGGACACGAAGGACCTCGACTGGAAGCGCCTGCTCGAGACGGTCGACCGCGAGACGCTGGCCGACCGCCTCGACGGCGCCGACCTGCTCGGGACGGGCTACTGGGCCGAGACGCCCGACCTGCCCGACGTCCTCGACGGGCTGCGCGACCTCTGGGACGAACTCGACGACCCGCCGGAGACGGTGCTCGTGGACCCGGGCGACGTCCGGAAGCTCGACCGCGACCGCCTGCGGGCCGGCCGGGACGCGCTCGGCCGCCTGGACGACGTCGCGCGGGTCGTCGTCTCGGCCAACCGCGCAGAGACGAAGCTGCTCGCCGAGATCTTCGGCGACGGCGTGCCCGAGGACGCCGACGCCGCCACCGACGCCGAGGCGGTCGCCGACGCCGTCGACGCCGAGCTCGTGGTCAGCCACGGCGTCGACCGCTCCGTCGTAGTCGGCCCGTCGGGCACGACGGGCGTCGCCGTCCCGAAGGTCGACGAGCCCGAACTGACGACGAGTTCGGGCGACCACTTTAACGCCGGCCTGGCGCTCGGGCTGGTCGAGGGGATGGACCCCGCGGCCGCCGTCGTCGTCGGCAACGCCGTCGCCGGCCAGTTCGTCCGGACGGGCGAGTCGCCGACGTTCGACGCGGTCAGCTCGTTCGTCGAGCGCTACGAAGCAAAGTTCTGA